AGTGATCTTATCCTCGAAGATTTTTCCACTGGAAAGTGGCTTAACTATGAGGCGGCAAGGAGATGAAAGGGAATAACATTTATGTTATACAAAAACACGATGCAACACATCTTCATTATGATATGCGATTAGAAGTCAATGGTGTTTTGAAAAGCTGGGCTATTCCCAAAAAGCCGCCAACGGAAAAGGGGGTAAAAAGATTAGCAGTACAAACCGAAGATCATTCTATTGAATATGCAAATTTTGAGGGCATCATTCCTGAAGGAAGTTATGGAGCGGGATCTGTTGAAATTTGGGATAAAGGAACATTTGAAATTGAAGAAAGAGAGAAAGATAAACTCGTTGTCCATATATATGGAAACAAATTGGAAGGTAGATACTGCCTTATACAATTGAAGGGGCAAGAAAAGAACTGGCTTTTCTTTAAATGCTAAACTCCTGATAATTGGCTGTTTGCTGAATGATTTTGTTTTCTAATGCTGTACTGTAATAAATAATGAAATCAGTAATCACCCCGCCACTCTTTTTTAAAATCTTAAAAGAAATGTAATATGACAAAAGAATACTATAGGTAGCAACTACTCTATTAAATTGGAAAAACGTAGCTGGTGCTGTAGTCATGGCAATTAGAACTGCGCACGAGTATGAGGATGAAGAGATCTATGGGAGATTGGAGCCTTACATAGGAGAGTGGTTCCGCTGCACTTTTGAGACGTTCACACCCCCGCAGAGATATGCAATCATCGAAATCATGCGTAGAAGGAACATACTTGTGTGCGCACCTACTGGGACCGGAAAGACGTTTGCCTGTTTCCTAGGTATCATCAATTATCTCTGCAAACTGGCTAGGGATGCAAAGCTAGAGGATAAAATCTATTGTCTGTACATCTCTCCGCTAAGAGCGCTGGGCAATGATATCCACCGCAATTTAGAGCTCCCTCTTGCGGAAATCACCGAGATCGCAAAAGATATGGGGGCAGAGATGCCCGCCATAAGGGTGGCTACCAGGACCGGAGACACCCCTCCAAGGGAGAAGCAGATGATGCTTCGAAAGCCGCCCCATATCCTGATAACCACTCCCGAGACCGCAGCGATCATCCTAAATGCTCCAAAGTTTTCCCTTCACCTGGCGAATCTGGAATACGTGATCATCGATGAGGTGCATGAGGTAGCTGATTCGAAGAGGGGGGCACATCTGAGCTTAACATTGGAGCGTCTCCAGCATGATAAAGAATTTGTCAGGATAGGGATGAGTGCCACTACATCTCCCATAAGGGAAGTGGCCAAGTTTCTGGTCGGCTATGAAAACGAAAAGCTCAGGAGTTGTTTGGTAGCAGACGTTTCACATGCGAAGCCCTTTGAGATCAAAGTCATCTCACCCGTAAAGGATCTAACCCTCATGGACAGCGCTGAGGCCACAGCTTTAATGTATGGGCTCATAAAGGAGCTCGTTGACAAGCACAGATCCACGCTCATATTCACCAACACGCGTTCCGGAGCTGAAAGAGTATCTTATCACTTGTCAAGGCTTTACGCAGAATTGGGGGAGGATGCAGGAATAGGGGCTCACCACGGCTCCTTGTCCAGGGAAACGAGGGTTGATGTGGAGGAAGGATTGAAAGAAGGGAGAATGAAAGCAGTCGCCTGCTCCTCCTCACTGGAGCTGGGCATAGATATCGGGACGTTAGACCTCTGCATCCTTGTGGGATCGCCGAAAAGCGTAACCAGGCTCATACAGCGCGTAGGTCGTTCAGGACATGAATTTCTTGCTAAAGCCAAAGGTCGCTTGATAGTGTTGGACCGGGACGATCTGGTGGAGGGTGCGGTGCTGGCGAAATGCGCCTTGGAAAGGAAATTGGATGATGTGCAGATAGTTGGCACCGCTCTGGATGTGCTGGCTCAGCAGTTGGTAGGGATGTCCCTTGTGAAGAGGTGGACGGTGGAAGAAGCCTATGAGGTCGTTAGGAGAGCCCACCCATACCACCATCTGAGCGAAGAGGCTTTTCGCTCAGTCTTGAGATATCTTTCTGGATCTGAGCTGGAGGGGCGAAAAGTCTATCCGAAGATATGGTATTCTCCGGAAGAAGGCCTTTTTGGAAGACGAGGTCGTATGGTGAGAGGAATCTATATGACCCATGTTGGAACGATTCCATCCGAATCCTCCGTGCAGGTCTACCAGGGCAAGAAATGGATCGGGAAAATCGATGAGATGTTCCTAGAAAGGCTCAGTAAAGGCGACATATTCGTCTTGGGTGGGAGAACATGGGTCTTCAGGCATGTTAGTGGAATCAGAGCCTCTGTGGAGGATGCCTCTGGCGCCGCACCAACGATACCTTCCTGGATAGGGGAGATGCTCCCTCTCAGTTTTGATTCCGCCGTAGAGATAGGTAAATTCAGATCTATAATGGGGAAAAAGATCGTTTCACAGGAGAAGGATAGAATCATAAACTGGTTGGGGGGAGAGTACCACCTCGACAGGAGGGGGGCAAAGCAAATATACGAATACTTCAGACAACAGCATTCATATGCTGGAAAAATACCCTCCCATGACCTCATTCTATTTGAAGAGTATTTCGACTCTCTTGGCAGGCAAAACATAATATTCCATGCCCTTTATGGGCGCCGTACACTGGATGCGCTATCAAGAGCCTATGCCTACAAGATCGGCAGAGAATATCACACCAATGTGGCCGTTACGATCAGCGATAACGGCTTCATACTCAAGCTTCCTGTGCGCAAAAGAGCCGAGCTAAGGAGTATAGTAAAAATCCTCAAGAGTGAGGAGATGGAGGAAGTGCTGAGAAAAACGTTGAGAAGAACGGAGCTCTTCAAGCGGAGATTTCGCCAGTGTGCCACACGAGGACTGATGATTCTGAGGCAATACAAGGGTTATGAGATCAAGATGGGGAGGCAGCAGAGAAGCTCAGACGTTGTGCTGAGTGCAGCCAGTAAGATGCCTAACTTTCCAATCATGGAGGAGACCTATAGGGAAATTTTGGAAGAAGTGATGGACATAAAGCATGCGAAGGAAGTGCTAAGAGGCATGGAAGGTGGTAAGATAAAAGTGGACTTTATAGAGGGGTTGCCGGTGCCCACACCCTTCGCTCACAATCTGGTAACCTTGCAAGCAGCAGATGTGGTTCTCATGGAGTCTCGCAAGGAGTTCCTGCAAGAGCTTCACAGAAGGGTTTTGGAGTACATTGGAGCCAAGACATGCGAATTTTAGAAGCAATACAGATCATCGAGCCATATGCTGCACTCTACCTTCCTAGAGAGGGAGCTATTTGCATCGCTGACCTCCACCTGGGATACGAGGAGGCACTGGCGGAGGAGATCGGCATGACACTTCCAACCACGCAGCTGAGCGAAGTGGAGAGAACTTTTAAGTCCTTAATGGATTCATGCGAAGCCGATCACCTGATCATAAACGGTGACCTAAAGCACGTTTTCGCCAGGTCAACCCCCCAGGAATGGGCAGAAGTTCCAGCTTTTATCGAATTCGCTCTGCAAAAGGTGGAGAAGATCACTTTAGTCAGGGGAAATCACGATACCCTGCTTGGCCCCCTAAAACGCTTTAGCAAGGTGGAAGTCGTCGCAGAGCATCACCTAGGCGACATCGTCTTCGTTCACGGTCACAAGGATTACGTTCCTTCCAGCGAAAGGACGATAATTATCGGCCACGAGCATCCCGTGCTGGTGTTGGGAGATACCGTGGGAGCGAGGGTGAGAGTGCCAACCTTTCTCCAAGGCAAGATCGATGGGAAGAACCTGATCGTGATGCCTGCCTTTTCCCCCCTTGCAGGCGGAACGGAGATCAATCTTGCTTGCAGTGAGGAGCTTTTATCACCGATACTGCGTAGAGTGGATATCGGAAAAATGGTTGCATATGCCATTGATCCCGAGGCAGGAATACTGAAGTTTCCCGAACTCAAAAAATGGAGAGAAGTGTCGTTGAGACTCTAGTTTATTTTGATTTGGTTCTACACCACCTTTAGAACCCCATATCTTTCCTCATATTTTAAAGCCCGTTATTTAATACGACAACATTTAAGTTTTGTTAACGCCTTTAACGTTGGCTAGTGAGAACATGGCTTTGTTAGAGATCAAGAATCTTCATGTAGAGGTTGGCGGCAAGGAGATTCTGAAGGGCGTTAACCTGGAGATTGGCAAGGGCGAGGTGCATATTCTTTTGGGTCCTAATGCATCTGGCAAGACTACCTTGGTTATGACTATATTGGGAATGCCTGCCTACAAGGTCTCCAAGGGCGATATAATTTTCGATGGGAAAGATGTAATAAATCTATCCATAGACCAACGCGCAAGAGAGGGCATAGGCTTTGCATTCCAGTTCCCCCCTGCGATAAGTGGCGTGAAATTGCGAGATATAATCCGCCTTTGCGGCGGAAAGGAGCCCTGGGACCCGAGTAAGGAAAAGGAAGAAAGATTTGCCACTGAAGCACTTAGGAATGTGGGGTTGCCTCCAAGTTTCAGAGACCGGGATTTGAATGTGGGCTTTTCAGGCGGTGAGAAAAAAAGATCGGAGCTAGTTCAGATCTTTGCGATGAAGCCGAAACTTATGATCTTGGATGAGCCTGATAGCGGCGTTGATATAGACTCTCTCAAGCTGATCGGGGGGCGAGTGGATAGTTTCTTAAAAGAGACCGGGGGTTCATTGCTCCTGATCACCCATCACAGGCACATTTTACAATACATGGATTCGGATTTAGCTCATGTGATGTGCGACGGAAAGATCGTCGTTAGTGACTATCCGGAGAATATTCTATCCAAGATAGAGGAAAAGGGCTATTGTGCATACGTGGATGTGTGCCCCCCCTCGACGAAAAAGGAGCATATGAAGCTCCTGCCTGAGGAATGATCCCATGAAAGAGTTCCCGAAATGGTACGTGGAAAAGCGAAAAAGAGCTCAAGAGTTGCTTAAAAATGCAAGGCCTGCCAAGTATGGTCCAGATATCGATCTGGCTGTTTTTGATGCGGAAGTCCCTCAACATGACAAAGTGGGGGGGATATCTGAGCTTAGCGATGCAGTGCTGGGCGCTTCCAGAGCTGTGGGGACAAGAGAAGACGAGGAGCACAGAAGCGGCACGTACTTCCAGTACGACAACGATGTGGTCTACCTGAAGTACACTGAATGGGTAAAAGAGAACCTACCAGACGGATTGATCGTCCTTAACATAGATGATGCCATTAGGACATATCCTTGGATTGAGCGATATTGGTTTAGGGAGCTGCCCATGGGACTGGATAAATATGCAACTTATGTGGCAGCCAACTCTGTTGGTGGGGCATTCGTTTGGGCTAAAGAAGGGGCTAAGATCGATTATCCAATCCAGGCTTGTTTGTTCATGGGCACTGATAAGGCCGTACAGGCACCACACATCATCATCATCGCCGAACCCGGCTCTAAGATACACCTGATAACCGGTTGCACGGTCCATCCGGGATGTGAAACTGCGGCCCACATTGCTGCGACCGAGATCTACGTAAAAGAGGGCGCAGATGTGACTTTATCGATGATACATTCCTGGGGGCAGAACTTTCACGTTCGACCGAGGATGGGGGCGATAGTCGAGGAAAATGGGGTGCTGAACATGAACTATATCCTGCTGACGCCTGTTAGGTCCATCCAGATGTATCCTACGGTTATACTGAAGGGCCAAGGTGCTAAAGCGAGTTTCAGGAACATGATTTTGAGCAGAAAAAACTCAAAAATCGATGTTGGCAGCAGCATCATATTTTCGGCAGAGGGAACCAAGGGAGAAATAGTCTCCCGTGCAGTCATTATGGATGAGTCGATCCTAGACATGAGGGGCGTATTAAGGGGGAACAAGCCGAAAACACATGGTCACCTGGAATGCAGGGCTCTCCTGTTGAGCGATAACGCGATAGCCAGAGCGCATCCGAGCTTGGATGGCAGGTCAAAGGAAACCGAGATGACCCATGAGGCAGCGGTTGGAAAAATCGCTGATGAGCAGTTGTACTATCTGATGACCAGGGGGCTAAGCGAGAGCGAGGCAACCTCACTCATAGTAAGGGGATTTCTGGATACGGATATTCCCGGTTTGCCCCCGGAGCTCCAGGCTGAGATCAGCAGGATAGTTTCAATGACCGCAGAAGAGGCTATGTAGCGTTTTGCGGATACGCTCTGTTACATCTAATGAACTGCAAGGCAAAGGTCAAGGAAGCAAAGCTTCCGAAGAAGTCCTCCAAGCTCAATAATGAATGTTTTGTTTATACCCCCTCTATACCCCTAATGCAGTTATTATCAATGAAGGTATGGCTCGATTTAAGCCGTGTGAAATCCATGGCCCAATAAGGTTTTTCGTCTTATAGGTAACGATCCCCAGCAATATTCCTTGTGCAGCAACACCAATTAAAGACAGGGATGTGAGATGTTGTGGATGGGCAAGTATAAATGCTAGAACTGAGGTTGCATAGGCTATTTTAAGATCTGTGATTTTCCAGAGATATAAAAGAAGAACGCCTCTAAAAAGAAACTCTTCATTAAAAGCTTCAAAGAACATAATTACATACCAGTATGCCGAGGTAGGCTCTACTTGCCCCCACTCGTATATTATTAACGCAAGTATTACAGTTATCACTAATACCCCAAGGCCCCAAAAAATGCTCGTTAGAAGTTTTTCTTTTTTTACGCCTACCTGTTCTAATGCTGCTTTGATTTTACACCTCTCGAGATAGAGAATTGTAATCAGAGGAAGAATGGTAAATAGGATCAATTTTCCTACGAAATAGCCAAGAGTAGGTTCAATGACCTTACCTAAATCCTCAGTGATTCTATAACCAATGACTATCAGAATGCAACAAATGGAAATTAGCGCTACTTTTCTTAGGCTTTCTTTTTTCCATTGTAGGCAGTATACTAAAGGGATGGGTAAAGCTAAAAGCATCAGGGCTATCGGAAACATTCCAAGATTAAGGGGCATCGTTACAACTTACTCTCCTAAGTAGATATAACTTCTTTTTCGTTTTTTAGGAAAGGGCTTTGGAGGATTGGATATAACGTCTCGTTGGTATGCAAGGCGAGGAATTTGGGCGGAGGAGTAAGCTGAAGCCAGATAATCGCCTGTTATATGAAGTCGGTTGATACTAAACATGGAATTGCTTTTCACATTCTTCTACCAGTTTCTCTACTCTCGCTAAATGCTTACTACATAATTTAAGAATATCTTCCTTCGCTTCTTCAATGTAATACTCTCGATGGATATTAACTTTTGATTCGTGTGGAGACTTAGATAGCCGCCTGGGAACCACATTATTATCTTTATCAATAATTATGCTGACATTTTTTGAACGAATAATTTCCGTTACACCGTTAATTTTAATTGTGGGAGATATTGTACTCGTGCCTATGCTTACACCATTAACAAAAAACTCAGTTAAACAAATAGGTAATATTGGTCTCAGATGAATAGTTTTAACCCGCAACTCATTAAAGAGCTTAAAGTCGTCGTTTTCCATTTCTTTTTGCTTATTTTTATACCATTTATCGAATTCTGAGAAAGTCTTAAATTCATATTGCATAATAAAAGTCACACTGCGAGTTGCTGATAAAAAAGCACTTAAGTTATAAGCAAATGTCCTAGGGTTCTCTATTTTATCGCCCATTTGGTCAAGAAAGTATTTTGCTTCTTCCAATTTGCGTCTTGTGTCAGTCATAGTATCTCTAATTTGACCGATCTCATATAACGTATCATAGATAAAAGAAGTTGTCGAAGGTAATTTGTGGGAAGTATTTGCTTCCTTTTTATCCGCTGTTAGGCGATTTAGTACTCATTGGTAAAATCAAAAAATAGTTTTAGGCCTACTTTTATTTATTAATCTGAAAATCTCATGGTTTTCCAACCTATTGATCCCTAATGGATATATCCCATCCTTAATATACGAAAAAGAAAATTTGGAATAAAGTCTATGAATAACATCTATTTGCATAAGGGCTTTAGTTAACGCACCTGTCATTAGAGCACGTCCTGACTCAATGTTACCCTCGTATTTATTTTCATCAAAAGAAAAAACGGGAAAATCTAAAGGAGTTATAGTAACATCTTCTTTTGTTGGAACCGATGGGTCGCCCGTTGCGTAATATATAAACTGTCGCTCAAATACGGTATCAGTTGTCTGTTTAAACCCTTGGTATGTCATTCCTCCACCACCCCCCTTAATGCCAAAGTATTCAATAGCTATCTGACGCCAGAGCATTAGGAGGGTTTTATAAGCAGTTGACACTACGGTAGGATCAAAAGTCTCATACGGTAAAACGGTTTCTGTTTTAGCATGAAAGAGTTTGCAACGAATATTATCATATTGACTCGCAACAAGATAAGCAACGGGGTCGCTACAATTTTGTGGTACTAGAGGTGAAAGCGGTGATTTCTTATTGACTTCATATAATGCCTGCAATAACCATTCCCGCTCGCCTTTGCCCTTGACTTTAGGGCAAATAATGCTCAACATAGATTCCAATCCTAAAAACAGATTCCTGTAAGCCTCATATAAATCTCGGCTAGACTGAGAAAGTCTATAATACCTAAAAGCTGGTATCCAATTAACAGGTGGTTTTGCGGGTTCTGGTATTATGTTGCCATCCTTATCGAGTATAACTCCGGAAACACTACTAATCGACATGCCTATATCTGTAGTAGAGACATGCCTGAGTATTATTTGCCCGTCGCTATTGAACAGAATAGCATGTCTGTCTCCGGGAGACTTAATATTCATTTCGCCTTGTCCTTTTACAGATAGTAAATCAAGTGACTTTTGACATAATTCAAATCCTGTTGATAAAAGTTGTTCAACAGTTAAAATTTGTTTACTACGTGCTATAATGCACTGATTCCTCTGACAAACCTCCACTTCCCAATCATTATCACACGTCAATAACTCAGTAATTTTGCTATCCGTTTCAAGAAAAAAAGCTATCCCGCTATTAAATACTTCCCCATTCTCTGGCTTTCCCTCACTACCACCAATGTAAATTGACCCAATACGTGCCATTTCTTCACCCCTAAACCATCTTGACGTACGGCAATGAATTTACTTTCTATTGATTTTGAGTACTATTTCGCCTAACTACTTATATCCAAACTTAAGTTCGCATATCCGTACATATTGACGTTATGTCAGAGGTTAATTTTGTATATCCTCTCATTTTAGAAGGCTATCTAAAATCTGTTTCTTACGAATACATAATCTTGAACCTAATTATCTTTT
The genomic region above belongs to Methanocellales archaeon and contains:
- a CDS encoding metallophosphoesterase produces the protein MRILEAIQIIEPYAALYLPREGAICIADLHLGYEEALAEEIGMTLPTTQLSEVERTFKSLMDSCEADHLIINGDLKHVFARSTPQEWAEVPAFIEFALQKVEKITLVRGNHDTLLGPLKRFSKVEVVAEHHLGDIVFVHGHKDYVPSSERTIIIGHEHPVLVLGDTVGARVRVPTFLQGKIDGKNLIVMPAFSPLAGGTEINLACSEELLSPILRRVDIGKMVAYAIDPEAGILKFPELKKWREVSLRL
- a CDS encoding SufD family Fe-S cluster assembly protein, whose product is MKEFPKWYVEKRKRAQELLKNARPAKYGPDIDLAVFDAEVPQHDKVGGISELSDAVLGASRAVGTREDEEHRSGTYFQYDNDVVYLKYTEWVKENLPDGLIVLNIDDAIRTYPWIERYWFRELPMGLDKYATYVAANSVGGAFVWAKEGAKIDYPIQACLFMGTDKAVQAPHIIIIAEPGSKIHLITGCTVHPGCETAAHIAATEIYVKEGADVTLSMIHSWGQNFHVRPRMGAIVEENGVLNMNYILLTPVRSIQMYPTVILKGQGAKASFRNMILSRKNSKIDVGSSIIFSAEGTKGEIVSRAVIMDESILDMRGVLRGNKPKTHGHLECRALLLSDNAIARAHPSLDGRSKETEMTHEAAVGKIADEQLYYLMTRGLSESEATSLIVRGFLDTDIPGLPPELQAEISRIVSMTAEEAM
- a CDS encoding ATP-dependent helicase codes for the protein MAIRTAHEYEDEEIYGRLEPYIGEWFRCTFETFTPPQRYAIIEIMRRRNILVCAPTGTGKTFACFLGIINYLCKLARDAKLEDKIYCLYISPLRALGNDIHRNLELPLAEITEIAKDMGAEMPAIRVATRTGDTPPREKQMMLRKPPHILITTPETAAIILNAPKFSLHLANLEYVIIDEVHEVADSKRGAHLSLTLERLQHDKEFVRIGMSATTSPIREVAKFLVGYENEKLRSCLVADVSHAKPFEIKVISPVKDLTLMDSAEATALMYGLIKELVDKHRSTLIFTNTRSGAERVSYHLSRLYAELGEDAGIGAHHGSLSRETRVDVEEGLKEGRMKAVACSSSLELGIDIGTLDLCILVGSPKSVTRLIQRVGRSGHEFLAKAKGRLIVLDRDDLVEGAVLAKCALERKLDDVQIVGTALDVLAQQLVGMSLVKRWTVEEAYEVVRRAHPYHHLSEEAFRSVLRYLSGSELEGRKVYPKIWYSPEEGLFGRRGRMVRGIYMTHVGTIPSESSVQVYQGKKWIGKIDEMFLERLSKGDIFVLGGRTWVFRHVSGIRASVEDASGAAPTIPSWIGEMLPLSFDSAVEIGKFRSIMGKKIVSQEKDRIINWLGGEYHLDRRGAKQIYEYFRQQHSYAGKIPSHDLILFEEYFDSLGRQNIIFHALYGRRTLDALSRAYAYKIGREYHTNVAVTISDNGFILKLPVRKRAELRSIVKILKSEEMEEVLRKTLRRTELFKRRFRQCATRGLMILRQYKGYEIKMGRQQRSSDVVLSAASKMPNFPIMEETYREILEEVMDIKHAKEVLRGMEGGKIKVDFIEGLPVPTPFAHNLVTLQAADVVLMESRKEFLQELHRRVLEYIGAKTCEF
- a CDS encoding DNA polymerase ligase N-terminal domain-containing protein, whose protein sequence is MKGNNIYVIQKHDATHLHYDMRLEVNGVLKSWAIPKKPPTEKGVKRLAVQTEDHSIEYANFEGIIPEGSYGAGSVEIWDKGTFEIEEREKDKLVVHIYGNKLEGRYCLIQLKGQEKNWLFFKC
- the sufC gene encoding Fe-S cluster assembly ATPase SufC, with the translated sequence MALLEIKNLHVEVGGKEILKGVNLEIGKGEVHILLGPNASGKTTLVMTILGMPAYKVSKGDIIFDGKDVINLSIDQRAREGIGFAFQFPPAISGVKLRDIIRLCGGKEPWDPSKEKEERFATEALRNVGLPPSFRDRDLNVGFSGGEKKRSELVQIFAMKPKLMILDEPDSGVDIDSLKLIGGRVDSFLKETGGSLLLITHHRHILQYMDSDLAHVMCDGKIVVSDYPENILSKIEEKGYCAYVDVCPPSTKKEHMKLLPEE
- a CDS encoding CPBP family intramembrane metalloprotease yields the protein MPLNLGMFPIALMLLALPIPLVYCLQWKKESLRKVALISICCILIVIGYRITEDLGKVIEPTLGYFVGKLILFTILPLITILYLERCKIKAALEQVGVKKEKLLTSIFWGLGVLVITVILALIIYEWGQVEPTSAYWYVIMFFEAFNEEFLFRGVLLLYLWKITDLKIAYATSVLAFILAHPQHLTSLSLIGVAAQGILLGIVTYKTKNLIGPWISHGLNRAIPSLIITALGV